The Microlunatus antarcticus genome window below encodes:
- a CDS encoding YbaB/EbfC family nucleoid-associated protein: MIPDGGDMSGLLAQAQAMQAQLMAAQQELADATVEGTAGGDVVTATVTGAGELVGLVIKPEAVDPDDTETLADLVLAAVRDANTRAQALAAAKLGPLAGGLGGGLPF; this comes from the coding sequence ATGATCCCCGACGGTGGCGACATGTCCGGCCTGCTCGCGCAGGCCCAGGCGATGCAGGCGCAGCTCATGGCGGCGCAGCAGGAGCTGGCCGACGCGACCGTCGAGGGCACCGCGGGCGGCGACGTGGTGACGGCGACCGTCACCGGCGCCGGCGAGCTCGTCGGCCTGGTCATCAAGCCCGAGGCCGTCGACCCGGACGACACCGAGACGCTGGCCGACCTGGTGCTCGCGGCTGTGCGCGACGCCAACACTCGCGCGCAGGCCCTCGCCGCCGCCAAGCTCGGCCCCCTGGCCGGCGGGCTCGGCGGCGGGCTGCCCTTCTAG
- a CDS encoding LacI family DNA-binding transcriptional regulator, whose product MAPRTRGSATMADIARLSGVSVTTVSHVMNRTRPVRQETEAAVLSAAGQLGYQPAGAASGPTGRVLGVASSAFSNPSFSELLHGIEQVATRNGYSLLLSDTHDDAGTELRAMTELIDNRVQAVLLAPSPAPATALSYARTRDVPVVLLDRMVDADVDQVGSDNIDSVGQLVDHLAELGHTRIAMISGMPGLSTTEERIEGFRRSARRHGIEVTDGTIVSGRGTDDRSQEAMTSLMTSAHPPTAVVTGNNRATIGAMRAARQLGIEVPRDVALVAYDDFDWADLFHPRLTVIAQPTTQIGESAVDLAVSRILDPDRAPRRLTLATTFVHRESCGCHPHDPR is encoded by the coding sequence GTGGCCCCGCGCACCCGAGGCTCGGCGACCATGGCCGACATCGCCCGTCTGAGCGGCGTCTCGGTCACCACCGTCTCCCACGTCATGAACCGGACCCGTCCGGTGCGCCAGGAGACCGAGGCGGCCGTGCTGTCGGCGGCCGGGCAGCTCGGGTACCAGCCGGCCGGGGCGGCGAGCGGCCCGACGGGCCGGGTCCTGGGCGTGGCCTCGTCGGCCTTCTCCAACCCCTCCTTCAGCGAGCTGCTGCACGGCATCGAGCAGGTCGCCACGCGCAACGGCTACTCCCTGCTGCTGTCGGACACCCACGACGACGCCGGCACCGAGCTGCGGGCGATGACCGAGCTGATCGACAACCGGGTGCAGGCGGTGCTGCTCGCCCCGTCCCCCGCCCCGGCGACGGCGCTCTCGTACGCACGGACGCGGGACGTCCCGGTCGTCCTGCTGGACCGGATGGTCGACGCCGACGTCGACCAGGTCGGCTCGGACAACATCGACTCCGTGGGTCAGCTCGTCGACCACCTGGCCGAGCTGGGTCACACCCGGATCGCCATGATCAGCGGGATGCCGGGGCTGAGCACCACCGAGGAACGCATCGAGGGCTTCCGCCGGTCGGCCCGGCGCCACGGGATCGAGGTCACCGACGGCACGATCGTGTCCGGCCGCGGGACCGACGACCGGTCGCAGGAGGCGATGACCTCCCTGATGACCTCCGCGCACCCGCCCACCGCCGTCGTGACCGGGAACAACCGGGCCACGATCGGCGCCATGCGCGCCGCCCGGCAGCTGGGCATCGAGGTGCCGCGCGACGTCGCGCTGGTGGCGTACGACGACTTCGACTGGGCGGACCTGTTCCACCCCCGCCTCACCGTCATCGCCCAGCCGACGACGCAGATCGGCGAGAGCGCCGTCGACCTGGCCGTGTCCCGCATCCTCGACCCGGACCGGGCGCCGCGGCGGCTCACGCTGGCGACGACGTTCGTGCACCGGGAGTCGTGCGGGTGCCACCCGCACGACCCCCGGTAG
- a CDS encoding aspartate kinase: protein MRVVQKYGGSSVADAEAIKRVAKRVVATKQQGHDVVVVISAMGDTTDELMDLALRVSPQPPPRELDMLLTAGERMSAALLAMAIADQGMHARSLTGSQAGIITTGTHGNARIIDITPGRITKALDEDHIVIVAGFQGVAQDTKDVTTLGRGASDTTAVALAASLGADYCEIYTDVDGIYTADPRIVPSAQRIPEISYEEMLEMAACGAKILHLRCVEYARRERVPVHVRSSFSHLPGTWVRDRVPVDPSEQHQGGMVEQAIISGVAHETKEAKITIVGVPDQIGEAARIFEAVAATDINIDMIVQNVSAVQTSRTDISFTLPKSDGATAVAVLNALKESIGFTDLLYDDQIGKVSVVGVGMRSHPGVTAKFFSALAAAGVNIGMISTSEIRISVVVGQDDVARAVAAAHTAFGLDATEQAVVYAGTGR from the coding sequence TTGAGGGTCGTGCAGAAGTACGGCGGCTCGTCGGTCGCCGACGCCGAGGCGATCAAGCGGGTCGCCAAGCGCGTCGTCGCGACCAAGCAGCAGGGCCACGACGTCGTCGTCGTCATCTCGGCCATGGGCGACACCACCGACGAGCTGATGGACCTCGCGCTCCGGGTGTCCCCGCAGCCGCCGCCCCGCGAGCTGGACATGCTGCTCACCGCGGGCGAGCGTATGAGCGCCGCGCTGCTGGCCATGGCGATCGCCGACCAGGGGATGCACGCGCGCTCGCTCACCGGGTCGCAGGCGGGCATCATCACCACCGGCACGCACGGCAACGCCCGGATCATCGACATCACCCCGGGCCGGATCACCAAGGCCCTCGACGAGGACCACATCGTCATCGTGGCCGGCTTCCAGGGCGTCGCGCAGGACACCAAGGACGTGACGACCCTCGGGCGCGGCGCCTCGGACACCACCGCCGTCGCGCTCGCCGCCTCGCTGGGGGCGGACTACTGCGAGATCTACACCGACGTCGACGGGATCTACACCGCCGACCCGCGCATCGTGCCGAGCGCCCAGCGGATCCCCGAGATCTCGTACGAGGAGATGCTCGAGATGGCGGCGTGCGGGGCCAAGATCCTGCACCTGCGCTGCGTCGAGTACGCGCGGCGCGAGCGGGTGCCCGTGCACGTGCGCTCGTCGTTCTCGCACCTCCCCGGCACCTGGGTCCGCGACCGCGTGCCCGTCGACCCGTCCGAGCAGCATCAAGGAGGCATGGTGGAGCAGGCGATCATCTCCGGCGTCGCGCACGAGACCAAGGAAGCCAAGATCACGATCGTCGGGGTCCCCGACCAGATCGGTGAGGCCGCCCGGATCTTCGAGGCCGTCGCCGCGACCGACATCAACATCGACATGATCGTGCAGAACGTGTCGGCGGTGCAGACCTCCCGCACCGACATCTCCTTCACCCTGCCGAAGTCCGACGGCGCCACGGCGGTCGCGGTGCTGAACGCGCTGAAGGAGTCGATCGGCTTCACCGACCTGCTCTACGACGACCAGATCGGCAAGGTGTCGGTCGTGGGCGTCGGCATGCGGTCGCACCCGGGCGTCACGGCCAAGTTCTTCTCGGCGCTCGCCGCCGCGGGCGTCAACATCGGCATGATCTCCACCTCGGAGATCCGCATCTCGGTCGTGGTCGGCCAGGACGACGTCGCCCGGGCGGTCGCCGCCGCGCACACCGCGTTCGGCCTCGACGCCACCGAGCAGGCGGTCGTGTACGCCGGGACCGGTCGCTGA
- a CDS encoding mismatch-specific DNA-glycosylase — protein MLEDHDVRPDRSLLRPGLRVVITGTLGRGHRPAQYYAGPGNRFYELLQGSGLVDERLDPGHAGRLPDLGVGLTDLVIERVERAGREPETLIHQRPFDLAIRAVAPTVVAFVSKTAATWYARGAGERLPRDYGELTWSVAGTPAFVLPGPSGANNGMSLALRLALWTDLADFVEHVEHGRAVG, from the coding sequence GTGCTCGAGGACCACGACGTACGCCCCGACCGCAGCCTGCTGCGGCCGGGGCTTCGTGTCGTCATCACCGGCACGCTCGGGCGCGGCCACCGCCCGGCGCAGTACTACGCCGGCCCCGGCAACCGCTTCTACGAGCTCCTGCAGGGGAGCGGGCTGGTCGACGAACGGCTCGACCCCGGCCATGCCGGGCGACTGCCGGATCTCGGGGTGGGCCTGACCGACCTCGTGATCGAACGCGTCGAGCGCGCGGGCCGGGAACCCGAGACCCTGATCCACCAAAGGCCGTTCGACCTGGCGATCCGCGCCGTCGCGCCGACCGTCGTCGCCTTCGTGAGCAAGACCGCCGCGACCTGGTACGCCCGGGGTGCGGGGGAGCGGCTGCCGCGGGACTACGGCGAGCTGACCTGGTCGGTGGCCGGGACCCCGGCCTTCGTGCTGCCGGGCCCGTCCGGGGCGAACAACGGGATGTCGTTGGCCCTGCGACTGGCGCTGTGGACCGACCTGGCCGACTTCGTGGAGCACGTCGAGCACGGGCGCGCCGTCGGCTGA
- a CDS encoding HAD family hydrolase: MSAQIRAVLFDCDGVLQRPANDWAAEVGRLTGLEGDRLAAFLDDLSDAEQPVLDGSRPFAGPLADVVTSWGLPVRAEDLLDVWQHLAVDEGMLDAVRDLRARGTRCAIATNQHRERAVYMRRELGYERLFDPMVISGEIGVAKPDPAYFHHAVQRLALPAAQVLFVDDVQANVDSALTVGLAAHLFAKDGGRPELERILALHDLAEPLAA, from the coding sequence GTGAGCGCACAGATCCGGGCCGTCCTCTTCGACTGCGACGGGGTCCTGCAGCGTCCCGCGAACGACTGGGCCGCGGAGGTCGGACGACTGACCGGGCTCGAGGGCGACCGGCTGGCCGCGTTCCTGGACGACCTGAGCGACGCCGAGCAGCCGGTCCTGGACGGCTCCAGGCCGTTCGCCGGGCCGCTGGCCGACGTCGTCACGTCCTGGGGCCTGCCGGTCCGGGCCGAGGACCTGCTGGACGTCTGGCAGCACCTCGCGGTGGACGAGGGGATGCTCGACGCCGTCCGGGACCTGCGGGCCCGCGGCACGCGGTGCGCGATCGCCACCAACCAGCACCGCGAACGCGCGGTCTACATGCGGCGCGAGCTCGGCTACGAGCGCCTCTTCGACCCGATGGTCATCTCCGGCGAGATCGGCGTCGCCAAGCCGGACCCGGCCTACTTCCACCACGCGGTGCAGCGCCTCGCCCTGCCGGCCGCGCAGGTGCTGTTCGTGGACGACGTCCAGGCCAACGTGGACTCCGCGCTCACGGTCGGCCTCGCCGCGCACCTCTTCGCGAAGGACGGCGGCCGCCCCGAGCTCGAGCGCATCCTCGCCCTGCACGACCTCGCGGAGCCCCTCGCGGCCTGA
- a CDS encoding SDR family NAD(P)-dependent oxidoreductase, with amino-acid sequence MSGVLDGFSLAGRTALVTGGNRGLGEAFARGLAEAGARVMIASRNAEQNEVAIAKMRADGLQVESLVADITVDADVERMVEETVERLGSIDVLVNNAGICYHRDAWDVPDDEWDDVFNLNVRALFKCSRAVGTHMRTRGGGSIVNIGSISAMIVNRPQNQAAYNASKAAVHQLTKSLAAEWAPDGIRVNAVSPGYVKTEMAPVDEPQFRRQWIEDAPQQRYAVPSEIAGSVVFLASDAAAFITGSVLVIDGGYTVY; translated from the coding sequence ATGAGCGGGGTGCTGGACGGGTTCTCGCTCGCCGGGCGCACCGCCCTGGTGACCGGCGGCAACCGCGGGCTGGGCGAGGCGTTCGCGCGCGGGCTGGCCGAGGCCGGCGCCCGCGTGATGATCGCCAGCCGCAACGCGGAGCAGAACGAGGTCGCGATCGCCAAGATGCGCGCCGACGGCCTGCAGGTCGAGTCGCTGGTGGCCGACATCACCGTCGACGCCGACGTGGAGCGGATGGTCGAGGAGACGGTCGAGCGGCTGGGCAGCATCGACGTCCTCGTGAACAACGCGGGCATCTGCTACCACCGCGACGCGTGGGACGTCCCGGACGACGAGTGGGACGACGTCTTCAACCTCAACGTGCGGGCGCTGTTCAAGTGCAGCCGCGCGGTCGGGACCCACATGCGCACCCGGGGCGGCGGCTCGATCGTCAACATCGGGTCGATCTCGGCCATGATCGTCAACCGGCCGCAGAACCAGGCGGCGTACAACGCCTCCAAGGCCGCGGTGCACCAGCTCACGAAGTCGCTCGCGGCGGAGTGGGCGCCCGACGGGATCCGCGTCAACGCCGTCTCCCCGGGCTACGTGAAGACCGAGATGGCCCCGGTCGACGAGCCGCAGTTCCGTCGGCAGTGGATCGAGGACGCCCCGCAGCAGCGCTACGCCGTCCCGAGCGAGATCGCGGGCAGCGTCGTGTTCCTGGCCAGCGACGCCGCTGCCTTCATCACGGGCTCGGTGCTGGTGATCGACGGCGGCTACACCGTCTACTGA
- a CDS encoding NAD(P)-dependent alcohol dehydrogenase: MRVSVLLGQKALGMEERPVPVPEGDQVLVQVSKVGVCGSDVHYYRDGRIGPFVVDAPLVLGHELSGTIVAVGAGVDASRVGQRVAVEPQKPCRRCSQCKAGRYNLCPFMEFYATPPIDGAFAEYVAIEEDFAHPVPDSISDEAAALLEPLSVGIAAARKGRIVPGSRVLIAGGGPIGVITAQAARAFGAAEIIVSDPVADRRAMASRFGATSTVDPTREDTTDLKVDCFIDACGVPAAIVAGLESVRGAGTVVIVGTGADTVALPIPTIMNNELNVTGIFRYTDTWPLGAHLVATGQVELDPLVTGRFGLDDVENALNADLQPGSLKSIVAVR; encoded by the coding sequence ATGAGGGTCAGCGTGCTGCTCGGGCAGAAGGCCCTCGGCATGGAGGAGCGGCCCGTGCCCGTGCCGGAGGGTGACCAGGTGCTCGTGCAGGTCTCCAAGGTCGGCGTCTGCGGCTCCGACGTGCACTACTACCGCGACGGCCGCATCGGCCCGTTCGTGGTCGACGCGCCGCTCGTGCTGGGCCACGAGCTCTCCGGCACGATCGTCGCCGTCGGCGCCGGGGTGGACGCCTCCCGCGTCGGGCAGCGCGTCGCCGTCGAGCCGCAGAAGCCGTGCCGCCGCTGCAGCCAGTGCAAGGCCGGCCGCTACAACCTCTGCCCGTTCATGGAGTTCTACGCGACCCCGCCCATCGACGGCGCCTTCGCCGAGTACGTGGCCATCGAGGAGGACTTCGCGCACCCCGTGCCCGACTCCATCAGCGACGAGGCGGCCGCGCTGCTCGAGCCGCTGTCCGTCGGGATCGCCGCGGCGCGCAAGGGCCGGATCGTCCCGGGCTCGCGCGTGCTCATCGCCGGCGGCGGACCGATCGGCGTGATCACCGCGCAGGCCGCCCGGGCCTTCGGCGCCGCCGAGATCATCGTCTCCGACCCCGTGGCCGACCGACGGGCGATGGCGAGCCGCTTCGGCGCGACCTCCACGGTCGACCCGACCCGGGAGGACACCACCGACCTCAAGGTCGACTGCTTCATCGACGCGTGCGGCGTGCCGGCCGCGATCGTCGCCGGCCTGGAGTCCGTCCGGGGCGCCGGGACCGTCGTCATCGTCGGCACCGGCGCCGACACCGTGGCGCTGCCGATCCCGACGATCATGAACAACGAGCTCAACGTGACCGGCATCTTCCGCTACACCGACACGTGGCCGCTCGGCGCGCACCTGGTGGCGACCGGACAGGTGGAGCTCGACCCGCTCGTGACCGGCCGCTTCGGGCTGGACGACGTGGAGAACGCGCTGAACGCCGACCTCCAGCCGGGCAGCCTCAAGTCGATCGTGGCCGTCCGATGA
- a CDS encoding DUF1707 SHOCT-like domain-containing protein, translated as MTEQGQPRPQRIGDAERDSAAELLREHMAQGRLSPEEFDERIGAALQAKVASDLDPLFTDLPGPRPGQTVATTPSYETPPWQRPATPAPTDLPTPAVLPPRTGGAEALRGLTGALWIVIPLAITFIPQLGWPSFWWLIFIPTMISMVLGKSESDRDRERKRIAHEQERLDKRRRALGD; from the coding sequence GTGACCGAGCAGGGGCAGCCCCGCCCGCAACGGATCGGCGACGCCGAGCGCGACAGCGCCGCTGAGCTGCTGCGCGAGCACATGGCCCAGGGCCGCCTCTCGCCCGAGGAGTTCGACGAACGCATCGGCGCTGCGCTGCAGGCCAAGGTGGCGAGCGACCTCGACCCGCTGTTCACCGACCTCCCGGGACCACGCCCCGGGCAGACCGTGGCCACCACGCCGTCGTACGAGACCCCGCCCTGGCAGCGCCCCGCCACGCCGGCTCCGACCGACCTGCCCACACCCGCCGTGCTGCCGCCCCGGACGGGCGGCGCGGAGGCGTTGCGCGGGCTCACCGGAGCGCTCTGGATCGTGATCCCGCTGGCCATCACGTTCATCCCCCAGCTCGGCTGGCCGAGCTTCTGGTGGCTGATCTTCATCCCGACGATGATCTCGATGGTGCTGGGCAAGAGCGAGTCCGACCGGGACCGCGAGCGCAAGCGGATCGCGCACGAGCAGGAACGTCTGGACAAGCGCCGCCGCGCACTCGGCGACTGA
- a CDS encoding Gfo/Idh/MocA family protein gives MSTDRVIRWGIVGPGRIADSVVPDFAHVEGAELVAVASRSEERAQAFASKHGIARAYGGYGGILGDDEVDVLYVATPHPQHEAVALAAAAAGKAVLVEKAFTATVAGAERVIDTVRREKVFAMEAMWTRFQPAVVKIRELVADGAIGEVRQVQADLGVDRPYDPKDRLFDPDQGGGAMLDLGVYVVSIAQHFLGDPTSVSVTGSLAPTGVEAEAGLLLGYDDGRAASLLISLRHQTPGTARLHGTRGWIDIPPRFHHPKSFVLNRSGHEPERFDLPPLGVGYSHELIEVTEALRAGRLESTVMPLADTLAVQRVLNDACEQLGVIHHEDERVAV, from the coding sequence GTGAGCACAGACCGGGTGATCCGCTGGGGCATCGTCGGACCGGGTCGCATCGCCGACTCCGTGGTGCCCGACTTCGCGCACGTCGAGGGGGCCGAGCTCGTTGCCGTCGCGAGCCGTTCGGAGGAACGCGCCCAGGCGTTCGCGTCGAAGCACGGCATCGCCCGGGCGTACGGCGGGTACGGCGGCATCCTCGGCGACGACGAGGTCGACGTCCTCTACGTCGCCACCCCGCACCCGCAGCACGAGGCCGTGGCACTGGCCGCGGCGGCCGCCGGCAAGGCGGTCCTGGTGGAGAAGGCGTTCACCGCCACGGTCGCCGGTGCCGAGCGCGTGATCGACACCGTCCGCCGCGAGAAGGTCTTCGCCATGGAGGCGATGTGGACCCGCTTCCAGCCCGCCGTGGTCAAGATCCGCGAGCTCGTGGCCGACGGGGCGATCGGCGAGGTCCGCCAGGTGCAGGCCGACCTCGGCGTCGACCGCCCGTACGACCCGAAGGACCGCCTCTTCGACCCCGACCAGGGCGGCGGCGCGATGCTCGACCTCGGCGTCTACGTCGTCTCGATCGCCCAGCACTTCCTCGGCGACCCGACGAGCGTGTCCGTGACCGGGTCGCTCGCCCCCACCGGCGTGGAGGCGGAGGCCGGCCTGCTGCTCGGCTACGACGACGGCCGGGCCGCCTCGCTGCTGATCTCCCTGCGGCACCAGACTCCCGGCACGGCCCGGCTGCACGGCACGCGCGGCTGGATCGACATCCCACCGCGGTTCCACCACCCGAAGTCGTTCGTGCTCAACCGCTCCGGTCACGAGCCCGAGCGCTTCGACCTGCCGCCGCTCGGCGTCGGCTACAGCCACGAGCTCATCGAGGTGACGGAGGCGCTGCGCGCGGGCCGGTTGGAGAGCACGGTCATGCCGCTGGCCGACACGCTCGCCGTCCAGCGCGTCCTCAACGACGCCTGCGAGCAGCTCGGCGTGATCCACCACGAGGACGAGCGGGTCGCCGTATGA
- a CDS encoding DNA polymerase III subunit gamma and tau: MLLTGSRVIDPEAEQDPWVEGDEPAPDGQTRVDHQQDESLFGEPAAGRPGGAAPLALYRRYRPDTFAEVIGQDHVTQPLQRALANNRVNHAYLFSGPRGCGKTTSARILARALNCEYGPIAEPCGHCRSCRDLATGGSGSIDVIEIDAASHGGVDDARDLRERAFFAPVASRYKIYIVDEAHMVTTAGFNALLKLVEEPPPHVKFIFATTEPEKVIGTIRSRTHHYPFRLVPPRILTDYLAKLCAAEGITVEPVVLPLVVRAGAGSVRDALSVLDQLLGGADEEGVSYRQATALLGYTPDSLLDEFVDAFAVGDAGGVFACVDKVIEVGQDPRRFAEDLLRRLRDLVIVAAVPDALTSGLVDVAPDQADRLSSQAASLGPGELARAAEVIATGLTDMRGTTAPRLHLELMCARVLLPGADVDERGLHARLDRIERRLDMVSGVPAEGAPAPTSRPEARTEARPAAVREPVEAVPAAPTAPVESPAAAEPAQPAQPTATAPVRRGPARPTTPKPVRPELAALRPPDDDEPPEPDAPEHLPPPVEAAQPDARGPSGGDTDDTMAGGSRDEPSASVSGSRLTATDVRRLWPEVLEEVKSKRRFTWILLSQNAQVAEVRDGVLLLTMANTGARDSFGRGGSEDVLREALVVVLGTDFRIETMVDAGAGGTATREAPGRPAPAAPPAAPAQVPSDAPLGQAPVGAAPPTPSARERAVASVQNTRPQDAVDPDDAVDRDDADLDDGAESHHALLARQLGAQIIVEDDA; this comes from the coding sequence GTGCTGCTCACGGGGTCGCGGGTCATCGACCCGGAGGCCGAGCAGGACCCCTGGGTGGAGGGCGACGAGCCCGCGCCGGACGGGCAGACCCGCGTCGACCACCAGCAGGACGAGTCGCTCTTCGGCGAGCCCGCGGCGGGCCGGCCCGGGGGAGCGGCGCCGCTCGCGCTCTACCGCCGCTACCGGCCGGACACGTTCGCCGAGGTCATCGGCCAGGACCACGTCACGCAGCCCCTGCAGCGGGCGCTGGCCAACAACCGGGTCAACCACGCGTACCTCTTCTCGGGCCCCCGCGGCTGCGGCAAGACGACCTCCGCGCGGATCCTGGCCCGGGCGCTCAACTGCGAGTACGGCCCGATCGCCGAGCCGTGCGGCCACTGCCGCTCCTGCCGCGACCTCGCCACCGGCGGGTCGGGCAGCATCGACGTCATCGAGATCGACGCGGCCAGCCACGGCGGCGTCGACGACGCGCGCGACCTGCGGGAGCGCGCGTTCTTCGCCCCGGTCGCCAGCCGCTACAAGATCTACATCGTCGACGAGGCGCACATGGTGACCACGGCGGGCTTCAACGCCCTGCTCAAGCTGGTCGAGGAGCCGCCGCCGCACGTCAAGTTCATCTTCGCCACGACCGAGCCCGAGAAGGTCATCGGCACGATCCGCTCGCGGACGCACCACTACCCGTTCCGGCTCGTGCCGCCGCGGATCCTCACCGACTACCTGGCCAAGCTCTGCGCGGCCGAGGGCATCACCGTCGAGCCCGTCGTCCTGCCGCTCGTCGTCCGGGCGGGTGCCGGCTCCGTCCGCGACGCGCTCTCGGTCCTCGACCAGCTGCTCGGCGGGGCGGACGAGGAGGGCGTCTCCTACCGCCAGGCGACCGCGCTGCTCGGCTACACGCCCGACTCGCTGCTGGACGAGTTCGTCGACGCCTTCGCCGTCGGCGACGCGGGCGGGGTGTTCGCGTGCGTGGACAAGGTCATCGAGGTCGGGCAGGACCCGCGCCGGTTCGCCGAGGACCTGCTCCGCCGCCTGCGTGACCTCGTCATCGTCGCCGCGGTGCCGGACGCCCTGACGTCGGGCCTCGTCGACGTCGCGCCCGACCAGGCCGACCGGCTGTCCTCCCAGGCCGCCTCGCTGGGGCCGGGGGAGCTGGCCCGCGCGGCCGAGGTGATCGCGACCGGCCTCACGGACATGCGGGGCACCACCGCCCCCCGGCTGCACCTCGAACTCATGTGCGCCCGGGTGCTGCTGCCGGGCGCGGACGTCGACGAGCGCGGCCTGCACGCCCGGCTCGACCGGATCGAGCGACGCCTGGACATGGTCAGCGGGGTGCCGGCCGAGGGTGCTCCCGCTCCGACGTCACGTCCCGAGGCCCGGACGGAGGCGCGCCCGGCCGCTGTGCGAGAGCCGGTCGAGGCGGTGCCCGCGGCACCGACGGCTCCCGTCGAGAGCCCTGCGGCCGCCGAGCCGGCTCAGCCCGCCCAGCCCACCGCAACCGCTCCCGTACGCCGTGGTCCGGCCCGGCCGACGACGCCCAAGCCCGTACGCCCCGAGCTCGCGGCCCTCCGTCCGCCGGACGACGACGAGCCGCCGGAGCCCGACGCACCGGAGCACCTCCCGCCGCCGGTCGAGGCGGCGCAGCCGGACGCGCGCGGACCGTCCGGCGGTGACACCGACGACACGATGGCGGGCGGCAGCCGGGACGAGCCGTCTGCGTCGGTCTCGGGCTCCCGGCTCACCGCGACGGACGTCCGCCGCCTCTGGCCGGAGGTGCTGGAGGAGGTCAAGAGCAAGCGGCGCTTCACCTGGATCCTGCTGAGCCAGAACGCGCAGGTCGCCGAGGTCCGCGACGGCGTCCTGCTGCTGACCATGGCCAACACCGGGGCGCGGGACAGCTTCGGGCGGGGCGGCAGCGAGGACGTGCTGCGCGAGGCGCTCGTCGTCGTGCTGGGCACCGACTTCCGCATCGAGACGATGGTCGACGCCGGGGCCGGCGGGACAGCGACCCGCGAGGCGCCCGGCCGTCCGGCTCCGGCCGCACCGCCCGCGGCGCCGGCCCAGGTGCCCAGCGACGCACCCCTGGGTCAGGCCCCGGTCGGAGCTGCCCCGCCGACCCCGTCCGCCCGGGAACGGGCCGTCGCGAGCGTGCAGAACACCCGCCCGCAGGACGCCGTGGACCCCGACGACGCGGTGGACCGGGACGACGCCGACCTCGACGACGGGGCCGAGTCGCACCACGCGCTGCTCGCCCGGCAGCTCGGCGCGCAGATCATCGTCGAGGACGACGCGTGA
- the recR gene encoding recombination mediator RecR, translated as MYEGPVQDLIDELGRLPGIGPKSAQRLAFHILAADSDDVLRLAATLKLVKETVKFCDVCFNVSEETRCRICRDPRRDQTTICVVEESKDVVAVERTREFRGRYHVLGGAISPIDGIGPADLKIRELCLRLADGTVMEVILATDPNLEGEATATYLSRLLLPMGVRVSRLASGLPVGGDLEYADEVTLGRAFEGRRFVEAS; from the coding sequence ATGTACGAGGGTCCGGTCCAGGACCTCATCGACGAGCTCGGCCGGCTGCCCGGCATCGGGCCGAAGAGCGCTCAGCGGCTGGCGTTCCACATCCTCGCGGCCGACTCCGACGACGTGCTGCGCCTGGCCGCGACGCTCAAGCTGGTCAAGGAGACGGTCAAGTTCTGCGACGTCTGCTTCAACGTCTCCGAGGAGACACGCTGTCGCATCTGCCGCGACCCGCGGCGCGACCAGACCACCATCTGCGTGGTCGAGGAGTCCAAGGACGTCGTCGCGGTGGAGCGGACGCGCGAGTTCCGTGGTCGCTACCACGTGCTCGGTGGCGCGATCAGCCCCATCGACGGCATCGGCCCGGCCGACCTCAAGATCCGGGAGCTCTGCCTCCGCCTCGCCGACGGGACGGTCATGGAGGTCATCCTCGCGACCGACCCCAACCTCGAGGGCGAGGCCACCGCGACCTACCTCTCCCGGCTGCTGCTGCCCATGGGCGTGCGCGTCAGCCGGCTGGCCAGCGGGCTGCCGGTCGGGGGCGACCTCGAGTACGCCGACGAGGTCACGCTGGGGCGGGCGTTCGAGGGTCGTCGCTTCGTCGAGGCCAGCTGA